A genomic window from Sceloporus undulatus isolate JIND9_A2432 ecotype Alabama chromosome 9, SceUnd_v1.1, whole genome shotgun sequence includes:
- the LOC121915067 gene encoding uncharacterized protein LOC121915067: MLPRKILPPYISPHSSQEEYDVIPYQGSPFAPLETKSLLHELCQQFCRSSREVAVDIADSVAENHLELFLEHVLEVDGKECVALMVGVLASSNCNLDKVIHLLVSTISGKPCSFPVETFKQFELKVKAVKFIATLISVIPHTERLDKWATDFNVLFSNFMADHVLFSDGTDTGRFMSLKEIATAIKILDGRWGLMFSIFLKHCSSIS, from the exons ATGCTGCCACGCAAAATCTTACCTCCTTATATTTCTCCACACAGCTCCCAAGAAGAATATGATGTGATCCCTTACCAAGGCTCACCTTTTGCACCATTGGAA ACGAAATCACTTCTGCACGAACTGTGCCAACAGTTCTGCCGTTCCTCCCGTGAAGTGGCTGTTGATATTGCTGACAGTGTGGCCGAGAACCATCTGGAACTCTTTTTAGAGCACGTATTGGAAGTAGATGGAAA GGAATGTGTTGCACTAATGGTTGGAGTCCTAGCCTCATCAAACTGCAATTTGGATAAGGTGATACACCTCTTGGTTTCTACAATTAGTGGGAAACcttgctcttttcctgtagaGACGTTCAAACAGTTTGAGTTGAAG GTGAAGGCAGTCAAATTCATTGCAACACTCATAAGTGTCATCCCGCATACAGAGAGACTAGACAAATGGGCCACAGACTTCAATGTCCTCTTTTCGAATTTCATGGCAGATCATGTCCTCTTTTCTGACGGGACGGACACTGGCCGCTTCATGTCACTAAA AGAAATAGCCACGGCCATTAAAATCCTGGATGGCAGATGGGGCCTGATGTTCTCCATATTCTTGAAGCACTGTTCTTCCATTAG TTAA
- the TMEM147 gene encoding transmembrane protein 147, translating into MTLFHFGNCFALAYFPYFITYKCSGLSEYNAFWRCVQAGATYLFVQLCKMLFLATFFPTWEGGAGAYDFVGEFMKATVDLADLVGLHLVMSRNAGKGEYKIMVAAMGWATAELIMSRCIPLWVGARGIEFDWKYIQMSIDSNISLVHYIAMAALVWMFTRYDLPKHYRLPLTFLLGISVYKAFFMESFVHVFLLGSWTALLVKAVITGLLSLSSLTLFVTLVHSN; encoded by the exons ATGACCCTCTTCCACTTTGGGAATTGCTTTGCCCTGGCTTACTTCCCTTATTTCATCACCTACAAATGCAGCGGCCT GTCAGAATATAATGCTTTCTGGAGATGTGTCCAAGCTGGAGCGACTTACCTATTTGTTCAGCTTTGTAAg ATGCTGTTCTTAGCAACATTCTTTCCAACTTGGGAGGGTGGTGCAGGTGCTTATGACTTCGTTGGA GAATTCATGAAAGCCACCGTGGATTTGGCTGATCTGGTAGGATTGCATCTGGTGATGTCCCGGAACGCAGGAAAAGGGGAGTACAAGATTATGGTGGCTGCCATGGGATGGGCCACAGCAGAGCTCATCATGTCCAG GTGCATCCCACTATGGGTGGGAGCTCGTGGCATTGAGTTTGATTGGAAATACATTCAGATGAGCATTGACTCCAACATCAGTCTG GTTCACTATATAGCTATGGCTGCCCTGGTGTGGATGTTTACACGCTATGATTTGCCCAAACACTACCGACTGCCTCTCACTTTCCTCTTGGGAATCAGTGTCTACAAGGCTTTCTTCATGGA ATCTTTTGTCCACGTCTTCCTCCTGGGCAGCTGGACAGCCCTCCTGGTTAAAGCTGTGATCACTGGCCTCCTTTCCCTCAGCTCCTTGACTCTCTTTGTCACCCTGGTGCACAGTAACTGA